From a region of the uncultured Desulfatiglans sp. genome:
- a CDS encoding hypothetical protein (Evidence 5 : Unknown function): MSIRSSIDYFEAVHKQGLEETGEHVSGGTGARAGLAGSGRPGARTPGGGPRARLRSDRSSP, translated from the coding sequence TTGTCTATTCGCAGCAGCATAGACTATTTCGAGGCCGTGCACAAGCAGGGCCTCGAAGAAACGGGGGAGCACGTCTCGGGCGGAACCGGGGCTCGGGCAGGCTTGGCCGGCTCCGGTCGGCCCGGGGCGCGCACCCCCGGGGGAGGGCCGAGGGCGAGGCTCAGATCTGATCGATCATCGCCATGA
- the atoS gene encoding Signal transduction histidine-protein kinase AtoS: MKAPAARSARQSGPALRLAVVGGGRACRSFLEAVRKPAISRLKVDVRAVCDPDPSGEGMRLAAEMGIPTAEDYASVLAAPDLDGILDLTRDPQVFLDLVRRRPQGVWVIDRDLFRFLQERFLSGETLCQDADRQVLLERSMADLLFHQTHEAIILLDPDFKILDANQAYLQAVGRSLKEAVGKRCYETIYGFNSPCSEWQPDLPCPMLETMRTGERAHVIHERIGGDGRRAYATLETYPVKDEEGKVVRVIEIRRDITQELPSRWEMRLEELKTNLGKLVQEDRILSLGKLSASCAHEINNPIQGMLTFGHLMRTILEEKALPEQADLEQFKQYLELMCSELERCGRIVSGLLSFARESSMERKEVDINETLESVITLTRHHMQLQDLTLDLSLSDRPLVIRGDPNQLQQCFLNVIFNAIEATPEGGTIAIRSRAAAEQGRDWAEVSVEDTGCGIAKEALSKIFDPFFTTKQCGKG, from the coding sequence ATGAAAGCGCCCGCCGCACGATCCGCCCGACAGTCCGGACCCGCCCTCCGTCTCGCTGTTGTGGGCGGTGGGCGGGCCTGCCGATCCTTTCTCGAAGCCGTGCGGAAGCCGGCCATCTCCCGGCTGAAGGTGGATGTCCGCGCCGTCTGCGACCCGGATCCCTCGGGCGAGGGGATGCGCCTGGCCGCCGAGATGGGCATCCCGACGGCGGAGGATTACGCCTCCGTCCTCGCTGCGCCGGACCTCGACGGGATCCTCGACCTGACGCGCGACCCGCAGGTCTTTTTGGACCTTGTGCGGCGGCGTCCGCAGGGCGTGTGGGTGATCGACCGCGATCTTTTCCGCTTCCTGCAGGAGCGGTTCCTCTCCGGCGAAACCCTCTGCCAGGACGCCGACCGGCAGGTGCTCCTCGAGAGGAGCATGGCCGACCTCCTCTTCCACCAGACCCACGAGGCCATCATCCTGCTCGACCCGGATTTTAAGATCCTCGACGCCAACCAGGCCTATCTGCAGGCGGTCGGCCGGTCCTTGAAGGAGGCGGTCGGCAAACGCTGCTACGAGACGATCTACGGTTTCAACTCGCCCTGCTCGGAGTGGCAGCCAGACCTGCCCTGCCCGATGCTCGAGACGATGCGCACCGGCGAGCGCGCGCACGTGATCCACGAGCGGATCGGCGGGGACGGGCGCCGCGCCTATGCCACCCTCGAGACCTACCCGGTCAAGGACGAGGAGGGGAAGGTCGTCCGGGTGATCGAGATCCGCCGCGACATCACCCAGGAACTCCCCTCGCGCTGGGAGATGCGCCTCGAGGAGTTGAAGACGAACCTCGGCAAGCTCGTCCAGGAGGATCGGATCCTGAGCCTCGGCAAGCTCTCGGCGAGCTGTGCCCACGAGATCAACAACCCCATCCAGGGGATGCTCACCTTCGGTCACCTGATGCGTACCATCCTCGAGGAGAAGGCCCTTCCCGAACAGGCCGATCTGGAGCAGTTCAAGCAGTATCTCGAACTCATGTGCAGCGAACTCGAGCGCTGCGGACGGATCGTATCCGGGCTCCTGTCGTTCGCCCGGGAGTCCTCGATGGAGCGGAAGGAGGTGGATATCAACGAGACCCTCGAGTCCGTCATCACGTTGACGAGGCACCACATGCAGCTCCAGGACCTGACGCTCGACCTCTCCCTGTCCGACCGGCCGCTCGTCATCCGCGGCGACCCGAACCAGCTTCAGCAGTGCTTTCTGAACGTGATCTTCAACGCCATCGAGGCGACCCCCGAAGGAGGGACGATCGCCATCCGGTCGCGGGCGGCCGCCGAGCAGGGCCGCGACTGGGCCGAGGTGAGCGTGGAGGACACCGGCTGCGGCATCGCGAAAGAGGCCCTCTCCAAGATCTTCGACCCGTTTTTTACGACAAAACAATGCGGCAAGGGATAA
- the zraR gene encoding Transcriptional regulatory protein ZraR translates to MQEKLKIMVVDDEQIVRESLYQWFKKFSHVVETASSGFEALEKLEKVPFDVLFVDIKMPKMSGLELLERVKQEYPDTSVVIITAYGSIASAVDAMKMGASDYLLKPFRPDQMTLVLEKIAGQRELLGKYRYVKGLLAEKTRFDNIIGQSEAMQAIFDLIPEVAQSDSSVLITGETGTGKELVAKAIHAKSQRANSPFIAINCGAMPESLLESELFGHQKGAFTGADKNRKGFLEVISGGTLFLDEIGEISPKMQVDLLRVLEEKKILRIGERHPIDVDFRLISSTLRNLEREVAEGRFREDFFYRINVIRLEIPPLRKRKDDIPLLVRHFLRKYSHETTKQVDHVTAEALECLKQYPWPGNVRELENAIERAVVLSKSRTLDAQDFAFLGGARSRPDRPRDLREMEKRHVEEILQEEDWNVSHAAEALGINRVTLHKMIKRYGLKRPE, encoded by the coding sequence ATGCAGGAAAAGCTGAAGATCATGGTGGTCGACGACGAGCAGATCGTCCGGGAGTCCCTCTACCAGTGGTTCAAGAAGTTCAGCCACGTGGTCGAGACGGCCTCCTCCGGCTTCGAGGCCCTCGAAAAGCTCGAGAAGGTCCCCTTCGACGTCCTCTTCGTCGACATCAAGATGCCCAAGATGAGCGGCCTCGAACTGCTCGAGCGGGTCAAGCAGGAGTACCCGGACACCTCGGTCGTAATCATCACCGCCTACGGTTCGATCGCCTCGGCGGTGGACGCCATGAAGATGGGGGCGAGCGACTACCTCCTCAAGCCCTTCCGCCCCGATCAGATGACGCTCGTCCTCGAGAAGATCGCCGGCCAGCGGGAACTCCTCGGGAAGTACCGCTACGTCAAGGGGCTCCTGGCCGAGAAGACCCGGTTCGACAACATCATCGGCCAGTCCGAGGCGATGCAGGCGATCTTCGACCTCATCCCCGAGGTGGCGCAGAGCGATTCCTCGGTCCTCATCACGGGCGAGACCGGCACGGGCAAGGAGCTGGTTGCCAAGGCCATCCACGCCAAGAGCCAACGGGCCAACAGCCCTTTCATCGCCATCAACTGCGGGGCGATGCCGGAAAGCCTCCTCGAGAGCGAACTCTTCGGACATCAGAAGGGCGCCTTCACCGGCGCGGACAAGAACCGCAAGGGCTTTCTCGAAGTCATCTCGGGCGGGACCCTCTTCCTCGACGAGATCGGCGAGATCAGCCCCAAGATGCAGGTGGACCTCCTGCGGGTCCTCGAGGAGAAGAAGATCCTCCGGATCGGGGAGCGGCACCCGATCGACGTCGACTTCCGGCTGATCTCGTCGACCCTCCGCAACCTCGAGCGAGAGGTCGCCGAAGGCCGCTTCCGCGAGGACTTCTTCTACCGCATCAACGTGATCCGCCTCGAGATCCCGCCCCTCCGCAAGCGCAAGGACGACATTCCGCTTCTCGTCCGCCACTTCCTGCGAAAGTACAGCCACGAGACCACTAAGCAGGTGGACCATGTGACGGCCGAGGCCCTCGAGTGCCTGAAGCAGTACCCCTGGCCCGGCAACGTCCGCGAGCTTGAAAACGCCATCGAGCGGGCCGTCGTGCTCTCGAAATCGCGCACCCTGGACGCGCAGGATTTCGCCTTCCTCGGCGGCGCCCGCTCCCGCCCGGACCGGCCCCGGGACCTCCGCGAGATGGAAAAGCGGCATGTCGAGGAGATCCTCCAAGAGGAGGACTGGAACGTCTCCCACGCCGCGGAGGCCCTTGGCATCAACCGCGTCACCCTGCACAAGATGATCAAGCGCTACGGCCTGAAACGCCCCGAGTGA